Proteins from a genomic interval of bacterium:
- the lnt gene encoding apolipoprotein N-acyltransferase has translation MSRVVAGIATLILVALSFPPLGYWPLAFAMLVPMLLALEHLSVLRAIGFVWLTWIAVVVVVWRSAIHILSVEFPVPAPLAWIVLLLVGLVGAIPPALAAGAYGRLRPKLRASSAPLVFAAFWVLAEWFQVEALRLPWLLSSHTLARVPLALQTADLFGAYAVSFLLVSLNAGLAIALLRRSLRPALVPLLLAVLAAGYGAWRLSSPAGSGDAWSIGLVQAAVPQSQRFQPGSALRNTRRHQQLTRALAEGRELDLVIWSETTIDTDLDQTPRLRQEVEAFAKDLGVPILTGAPRSKEGSPTNSVVLIQPDSGIGESYDKQVLVPFAESDPPLRPIWQPLLGELAVGVPYVPGRVPTVFASGPGRFSTPICFETVFPGTIREFVREGAGYLINLSNDVWFGSRSGMEMQFRHAIFRAVEHRSWVVRAANTGISGFIDPAGRIVASIGSFDEGTLTGSVQNSEEQTLYAWAGDLPLLVILVALPTLAYFRDRHRTADCSPNPADSPQDECGVS, from the coding sequence ATGAGCAGAGTGGTGGCAGGGATTGCCACGCTGATTCTGGTGGCGCTCAGCTTCCCGCCACTCGGCTACTGGCCGCTTGCATTCGCGATGCTGGTCCCGATGTTGCTCGCATTGGAGCACCTCTCCGTGCTGCGGGCGATCGGGTTCGTGTGGCTCACCTGGATTGCGGTCGTCGTCGTCGTGTGGCGATCGGCCATCCACATCCTTTCCGTCGAGTTCCCTGTACCCGCCCCGCTTGCCTGGATCGTCCTGCTGCTCGTCGGCCTGGTCGGTGCGATCCCCCCAGCCCTGGCCGCAGGCGCCTACGGGCGGCTTCGCCCGAAGCTTCGAGCCAGCTCAGCTCCCCTGGTCTTCGCGGCGTTCTGGGTACTTGCCGAGTGGTTCCAGGTCGAGGCACTCCGCTTGCCGTGGTTGCTCTCGTCCCACACCCTGGCGCGCGTGCCGCTGGCGCTCCAGACGGCCGACCTGTTTGGCGCCTACGCGGTGAGCTTCTTGTTGGTCTCCCTGAATGCGGGGCTCGCCATCGCCCTGCTTCGCCGCTCGCTTCGGCCCGCACTCGTTCCCCTGCTGCTCGCCGTGCTGGCGGCCGGCTACGGAGCCTGGAGGCTCAGCAGCCCTGCCGGCTCTGGTGATGCATGGAGCATCGGGCTGGTACAGGCGGCGGTTCCGCAGTCGCAGCGCTTCCAACCCGGCTCGGCCCTGCGAAATACCCGCCGCCACCAGCAGCTGACCCGGGCGCTGGCGGAGGGCCGGGAGCTGGATCTCGTCATCTGGTCCGAGACGACCATCGACACCGACCTGGACCAGACACCGAGGCTTCGGCAGGAGGTCGAGGCGTTCGCGAAGGATCTCGGCGTTCCGATCCTGACGGGCGCACCCCGCTCGAAAGAGGGATCGCCCACCAACTCGGTGGTCCTGATCCAGCCCGACTCCGGAATCGGGGAGAGCTACGACAAACAAGTGCTGGTCCCGTTCGCGGAATCCGACCCACCGCTGCGGCCGATCTGGCAACCACTGCTAGGCGAGTTGGCAGTCGGGGTCCCCTACGTCCCGGGCCGCGTGCCCACCGTCTTCGCATCCGGCCCGGGACGTTTCTCCACTCCCATATGCTTCGAGACCGTATTCCCGGGAACGATCCGGGAGTTCGTCCGAGAGGGCGCGGGCTATCTCATCAACCTCTCGAACGATGTCTGGTTCGGAAGCCGGAGCGGTATGGAGATGCAGTTCCGGCATGCCATCTTCCGAGCCGTCGAGCATCGGAGCTGGGTGGTGCGGGCCGCCAACACCGGGATTTCCGGCTTCATCGATCCGGCCGGTCGCATCGTCGCCTCGATCGGTAGCTTCGATGAGGGGACGCTCACCGGGTCCGTGCAGAACTCCGAAGAGCAGACGCTCTATGCATGGGCCGGCGATCTACCGCTGCTGGTGATCCTGGTCGCCCTACCCACCCTCGCATACTTCCGGGACAGGCATCGAACGGCAGATTGTTCACCCAACCCCGCTGATTCCCCGCAAGATGAGTGTGGGGTTTCTTAG